A section of the Phaseolus vulgaris cultivar G19833 chromosome 8, P. vulgaris v2.0, whole genome shotgun sequence genome encodes:
- the LOC137826213 gene encoding cytochrome P450 724B1, with protein sequence MVELLAVILTLLSGLIAFVYLLKYVNKNQQDFPHKLPPGSMGWPFSGETLGFLKSHKSNSLGSFLKEHCSRYGKVFKSHLFGSPTIVSCDFEFNMYILQNEGELFPVDYPKVMHNILGKFSVLLSKGDLHRKLRSTIISFVSATKYETKFLHSMEILVLSTINSWDPNSKQVAFYKEAKRFTINVMMKHLLYINTDEPLGSKILENFEKYIKGFISLPINIPGTAYFKALQARKRLAAIIKNIILGRQKSSNARPVQGGDLLNMILSKQNLSVEEMVSIVLDLLFGGYETTAKLLSLIVYFLGGASNALQRLKEEHQEIRKRKKEGEPLNWDDYKQMEFTQKVIYEAMRCGNVVKFLHRKAVQDVKFKDYVIPAGWKVLPVLSAGHLDPTLFENPLEFDPFRWNDNSIRKKVAPFGGGPRLCPGADLAKVETAFFLHHFVLNYRWKIKADDPPLALPYVEFTGGLLLDLEPIS encoded by the exons ATGGTTGAGCTTTTGGCTGTGATATTAACTCTCCTCTCAGGCCTTATTGCCTTTGTTTATCTTCTcaaatatgttaacaaaaatcaACAAGATTTCCCACACAAATTGCCCCCAGGAAGCATGGGGTGGCCTTTTTCTGGGGAGACTCTTGGCTTTCTCAAGTCTCATAAATCAAACTCCTTGGGAAGCTTCTTAAAAGAACATTGCTCTAG GTACGGCAAAGTTTTCAAGTCACATCTGTTTGGTTCTCCCACCATAGTTTCATGTGACTTTGAGTTCAACATGTATATTCTTCAGAATGAAGGGGAGTTATTCCCTGTTGATTACCCCAAGGTGATGCATAACATCCTCGGGAAGTTCTCTGTGCTTCTTTCCAAAGGAGACCTTCACAGGAAGCTGAGAAGCACCATTATCAGTTTTGTCAGTGCAACAAAGTACGAAACCAAATTTCTCCACTCTATGGAAATCCTTGTACTCTCAACCATTAATTCTTGGGATCCAAACTCTAAACAAGTTGCTTTCTATAAAGAAGCTAAAAGG TTTACGATCAATGTTATGATGAAGCACCTACTGTACATTAATACTGATGAGCCATTGGGCTCCAAGATTCTCGAAAACTTTGagaagtacatcaaaggatttATTTCATTGCCAATAAATATACCTGGAACTGCATATTTCAAAGCTTTGCAG GCTAGAAAAAGACTTGCGGCCATTATCAAAAATATTATACTTGGGAGACAAAAAAGTAGTAATGCGAGGCCTGTGCAAGGAGGGGACCTCTTGAATATGATTTTGTCAAAGCAGAACCTAAGTGTTGAAGAGATGGTGAGCATTGTGTTAGACCTCTTGTTTGGTGGTTATGAGACAACTGCAAAACTTCTATCCTTGATTGTCTATTTCCTTGGTGGAGCCTCTAATGCTTTACAACGGTTAAAG GAAGAACATCAAGagataaggaaaagaaaaaaggaaGGAGAACCACTTAATTGGGATGATTATAAGCAAATGGAGTTCACTCAAAAG GTGATATACGAAGCTATGAGATGTGGTAACGTAGTCAAATTTTTGCACAGGAAAGCTGTCCAAGATGTCAAATTCAAAG ATTATGTGATACCTGCAGGATGGAAGGTTCTTCCTGTCTTGTCTGCGGGACATTTGGATCCCACCCTTTTTGAAAATCCTTTGGAGTTCGATCCCTTTCGGTGGAAT GACAATTCGATAAGAAAGAAAGTGGCACCATTTGGTGGGGGTCCACGACTCTGTCCAGGGGCTGATCTAGCAAAAGTGGAGACAGCATTCTTCCTTCATCATTTTGTCCTCAATTATAG GTGGAAAATAAAGGCTGATGATCCCCCACTTGCTTTACCGTATGTGGAATTCACGGGAGGGTTGCTATTGGATCTTGAACCCATAAGCTGA